Proteins encoded by one window of Mycoplasma capricolum subsp. capricolum ATCC 27343:
- the aspS gene encoding aspartate--tRNA ligase yields the protein MKRTHTCGELTLQNVDQKVILQGWVKKIRKLGAMVFIDLKDRYGITQLVIEQENINLINNLKNEYVIEISGIVVKRKSVNKELITGEIEVIVKDLLVINKSELTPFVLENDVNVNEDTRLTYRYLDLRRQVMQNNLIIRAKINHIIRNYLTDLNFLEVETPYFAKSTPEGARHFLVPSRLNKNKFYALPQSPQLFKQLLMISGIDRYYQIVRCFRDEDLRIDRQPEFTQLDLEMSFATSEDVMQISESLIKKILKEVKNFEIKEPLLRLSYKDAIDLYGSDKPDLRYELKIHTLNDIFKNSDIKMFLDSQNKYIRAVCIDQLLTKKQLEELNQQAKQFHFNSIAFIKVENNAWSGSLASQLTEVQKKQLIEEFNIQNKATIILNIGKYEEISQLMGAIRISLAKMFNLETKDDFKLLWVVDFPLFEFSEQENRYVAAHHPFTSPKEESLADFDTNKKDALACAYDLVMNGFEIGGGSQRITNSEIQQRMFDAVELNQKQVEANFGWFMNAYKYGAPYHAGIAWGLDRISMILTDSNSIRDVIAFPKNSLGIDMMSNAPDLVSDKQLDELNIKTVE from the coding sequence ATGAAAAGAACACATACTTGCGGTGAATTAACATTACAAAATGTAGATCAAAAAGTTATTCTACAAGGTTGAGTAAAAAAAATTAGAAAACTAGGAGCTATGGTTTTTATTGATCTAAAAGATAGATATGGAATTACTCAATTAGTTATTGAACAAGAAAATATTAATTTAATTAATAATCTTAAAAATGAATATGTAATTGAAATTAGTGGAATTGTTGTTAAAAGAAAATCGGTTAATAAAGAGTTAATTACTGGAGAAATTGAAGTTATTGTTAAAGATCTTTTAGTAATTAATAAATCTGAATTAACTCCTTTTGTTTTAGAAAATGATGTCAATGTTAATGAAGATACTAGATTAACTTACAGATATTTAGATTTAAGAAGACAAGTTATGCAAAATAACTTAATTATTAGAGCAAAAATTAATCATATTATTAGAAACTATTTAACTGATTTAAATTTTTTAGAAGTAGAAACTCCTTATTTTGCAAAATCAACTCCAGAAGGTGCGCGTCATTTTTTAGTACCATCAAGATTAAATAAAAATAAATTTTATGCTTTACCTCAATCACCACAATTATTTAAACAATTATTAATGATTTCTGGAATTGATAGATATTATCAAATTGTTAGATGTTTTAGAGATGAAGATTTAAGAATTGATCGTCAACCTGAATTTACTCAATTAGATTTAGAAATGAGTTTTGCAACTAGTGAAGATGTAATGCAAATTAGTGAATCTTTAATTAAAAAAATCTTAAAAGAAGTTAAAAACTTTGAAATTAAAGAACCTTTATTAAGATTAAGTTATAAAGATGCTATTGATTTATATGGTAGTGATAAACCAGATTTAAGATATGAATTAAAAATTCATACTTTAAATGATATTTTTAAAAATAGTGATATTAAAATGTTTTTAGATTCACAAAATAAATACATAAGAGCTGTTTGCATTGATCAATTATTAACTAAAAAACAACTTGAAGAGCTTAATCAACAAGCAAAACAATTCCATTTTAATTCAATAGCTTTTATTAAAGTAGAAAATAATGCTTGATCAGGAAGTTTAGCTAGTCAATTAACAGAAGTACAAAAAAAACAATTAATAGAAGAATTTAATATTCAAAATAAGGCTACTATTATTTTGAACATTGGAAAATATGAAGAGATTTCTCAATTAATGGGAGCTATTAGAATTAGTTTAGCTAAAATGTTTAATTTAGAAACTAAAGACGATTTTAAATTATTATGAGTTGTTGATTTTCCTTTATTTGAGTTTAGCGAACAAGAAAATAGATATGTAGCAGCCCATCATCCATTTACAAGTCCAAAAGAAGAATCATTAGCTGATTTTGATACTAATAAAAAAGATGCTTTAGCTTGTGCTTATGATTTAGTTATGAATGGATTTGAAATAGGTGGTGGAAGTCAACGTATTACTAATTCTGAAATTCAACAAAGAATGTTTGATGCAGTTGAACTAAACCAAAAACAAGTAGAAGCTAATTTTGGTTGATTTATGAACGCTTATAAATATGGTGCTCCTTATCATGCTGGAATTGCTTGAGGATTAGACAGAATTAGTATGATTTTAACTGATTCAAATTCAATTAGAGATGTAATTGCCTTTCCAAAAAATTCATTAGGAATTGATATGATGAGTAATGCTCCTGATTTAGTAAGTGATAAACAATTAGATGAACTAAATATAAAAACAGTTGAATAA
- the hisS gene encoding histidine--tRNA ligase, with the protein MLQKPRGTQDFFLDETKLWIKVETKLREILNKFNYSEIRTPMFESKELFIRSIGSTSDIVSKEMYEFVDKKNRSLVLKPEGTASVVRAVVENKLYAEDYLPFKTYYISPMFRYERPQNGRYRQFHQLGIEVYGSDSIQQDYEVLNIANNIINDFKLNKNIKIYTNYLITGKNREQYILELKKYLTDFKLCNDCNIRIEKNPLRVLDCKIDDKQFNNVPSMKDFLTDEEQKRYQQTLDLFKEMNISTIHDDKLVRGLDYYTGFIFEIKYEAKNIEQTIIAGGRYNNLVYEIGNINLPACGFGMGLERFINIIKEQNNKLNKNDQSIDLYTICLDQSAIKLNQQILELSRSIGLISDSNYYNMSLKSALKKSDKLNPKYLIILGEKEATSNQFIIKNKINKTEIKTTLTNFVNDLK; encoded by the coding sequence ATGTTACAAAAACCTCGTGGAACTCAAGACTTTTTTTTAGATGAAACAAAGTTATGAATTAAAGTTGAAACTAAATTAAGAGAAATTTTAAATAAGTTTAATTATAGTGAGATAAGAACACCAATGTTTGAATCAAAAGAACTATTTATTAGAAGTATTGGTTCAACTAGTGATATTGTTTCAAAAGAAATGTATGAATTTGTTGATAAAAAAAATCGTAGTCTAGTTTTAAAACCAGAAGGAACAGCTAGTGTTGTTAGAGCTGTTGTTGAAAATAAACTATATGCTGAAGACTATTTACCTTTTAAAACTTATTATATTAGTCCAATGTTTAGATACGAAAGACCACAAAATGGAAGATATCGTCAATTTCATCAATTAGGAATTGAAGTTTATGGAAGCGATTCGATTCAACAAGATTATGAAGTTTTAAATATAGCTAACAATATCATTAATGATTTTAAATTAAATAAAAATATTAAAATTTATACAAACTATTTAATAACTGGAAAAAATAGAGAACAATACATTTTAGAATTAAAAAAATATTTAACTGATTTTAAATTATGTAATGATTGTAATATTAGGATTGAAAAAAATCCTTTAAGAGTACTAGATTGTAAAATTGATGACAAACAATTTAACAATGTTCCTAGTATGAAAGACTTTTTAACTGATGAAGAACAAAAAAGATATCAACAAACACTTGATTTATTTAAAGAAATGAATATTTCAACTATTCATGATGATAAATTAGTTAGAGGTTTAGATTATTACACTGGATTTATTTTTGAAATAAAATATGAAGCTAAAAATATTGAACAAACTATTATAGCTGGTGGTAGATATAATAATTTAGTCTATGAAATTGGAAATATTAACTTACCAGCTTGTGGTTTTGGGATGGGATTAGAAAGATTTATAAATATTATAAAAGAACAAAATAACAAGCTAAATAAAAATGATCAAAGCATTGATCTTTATACAATATGTTTAGATCAATCAGCTATAAAATTAAATCAACAAATTTTAGAATTGTCTAGATCTATTGGTTTAATATCTGATAGTAACTATTACAATATGTCTTTAAAATCTGCATTAAAAAAATCAGATAAACTGAATCCAAAATATTTAATTATTCTTGGTGAAAAAGAAGCAACATCTAATCAATTTATAATTAAAAATAAAATTAATAAAACTGAAATTAAAACAACATTAACTAATTTTGTTAATGATCTAAAATAA
- the rbfA gene encoding 30S ribosome-binding factor RbfA, whose translation MANIKTQKRKESLLLRELNLILQREMKSEVLKSISVVETRLSTDNSHVKIFYQFIPIFEDLTIQTIEEELENNLKEIRMILASKLDWRTVPELTFVYDTSLDRVNQIDKILKEDKNK comes from the coding sequence ATGGCAAATATAAAAACTCAAAAGAGAAAAGAATCATTGCTTTTAAGAGAATTAAACTTAATTTTGCAACGTGAAATGAAAAGTGAAGTTTTAAAATCAATTTCAGTTGTTGAAACTAGATTATCTACTGATAATAGTCATGTTAAAATTTTTTATCAATTTATTCCAATTTTTGAAGATTTAACAATACAAACTATTGAAGAAGAATTAGAAAATAATTTAAAAGAAATTAGAATGATCTTAGCAAGTAAACTAGACTGAAGAACTGTTCCTGAATTAACTTTTGTTTATGATACTAGTTTAGATAGAGTTAATCAAATTGATAAAATTCTAAAAGAAGACAAAAATAAATAA
- the truB gene encoding tRNA pseudouridine(55) synthase TruB, with protein sequence MQKSGIFILNKPKNISTYQLINQVKKKLNIKKVGHCGTLDLLATGVVICLVNNATKISDYLLNANKAYQVKIKLFTLTDSYDGEGNIIQTQIPFDISLDQINKVISKYNNYSYEQYPPIYSSIKVNGKKLYQYALANQDVEIKSRKVTIFKTKLLNYDQKNYEIFLDVKCSKGTYIRSLAIDICKDLNTIGYVVELNRTLSGNFDINSAIDIKDLSWKHLTSIYDAVKINDFKVVKYHNILDVKQGKKIVLNNIKDQLVFISDEQNNILAVYQKYENNIFKVKRGGLNNDIY encoded by the coding sequence ATGCAAAAATCAGGTATTTTTATTTTAAATAAACCAAAAAATATATCAACTTATCAATTAATTAATCAAGTTAAAAAAAAGTTAAATATCAAAAAAGTTGGTCATTGTGGTACTTTAGATTTACTAGCAACTGGAGTTGTTATTTGCTTAGTGAATAATGCTACTAAAATTAGTGATTATTTATTAAATGCTAATAAGGCTTATCAAGTAAAAATTAAATTATTTACATTAACTGATAGTTATGATGGTGAAGGAAATATAATTCAAACTCAAATTCCTTTTGATATTAGTTTAGATCAAATAAATAAAGTAATTAGTAAATATAATAATTATTCTTATGAACAATACCCACCAATTTATTCATCTATAAAAGTTAATGGTAAAAAACTTTATCAATATGCTTTAGCTAATCAAGATGTTGAAATAAAAAGTAGAAAAGTAACTATTTTTAAAACTAAATTATTAAATTATGATCAAAAAAACTATGAGATTTTTTTAGATGTTAAGTGTAGTAAAGGAACTTATATTAGAAGTTTAGCTATTGATATTTGTAAAGATTTAAACACAATTGGGTATGTAGTTGAACTTAATAGAACCTTATCTGGTAACTTTGATATAAATAGTGCAATTGACATAAAAGATTTAAGTTGAAAACATTTAACTTCAATATATGATGCTGTTAAAATTAATGATTTTAAAGTTGTTAAATATCATAATATTTTAGATGTTAAACAAGGAAAAAAAATAGTTTTAAATAATATTAAAGACCAGTTAGTTTTTATTAGTGATGAACAAAATAATATTTTAGCTGTTTATCAAAAATATGAAAATAATATTTTCAAAGTTAAAAGAGGCGGATTAAATAATGATATATATTAA
- a CDS encoding FAD synthetase, producing the protein MIYINESFNKLKKLNIKKAIITIGNFDGFHIYHQKIINKVIQIAKQENLTSIVMSFDKKIKDNITYTNLATKKQKLDFINNNLSDLDYFFDIKVDDSLIKTTKDQFIDVLINKLNVIKIVEGQDFKFGYLSQGNIDDLIKAFSKKNVIIFKRDNDISSTKIKKLLDENLVDKAQELLGIDLKLK; encoded by the coding sequence ATGATATATATTAATGAATCTTTTAATAAATTAAAAAAGTTAAATATTAAAAAAGCAATTATTACAATAGGTAATTTTGATGGTTTTCATATTTATCATCAAAAAATTATTAATAAAGTAATTCAAATTGCAAAACAAGAAAATTTAACTAGTATAGTAATGTCTTTTGATAAAAAAATTAAAGATAATATAACTTATACTAATTTAGCAACAAAAAAGCAAAAATTAGATTTTATTAATAATAATTTATCTGATTTAGATTATTTTTTTGATATTAAAGTTGACGATAGTTTAATCAAAACTACTAAAGATCAGTTTATTGATGTTTTAATTAATAAATTAAATGTTATAAAAATAGTTGAAGGACAGGACTTTAAATTTGGTTATTTATCACAAGGAAATATTGATGATTTAATTAAGGCTTTTAGTAAAAAAAACGTTATTATTTTTAAAAGAGATAATGATATTTCTTCAACAAAAATAAAAAAACTACTAGATGAAAATCTAGTAGATAAAGCTCAAGAATTATTAGGAATAGATTTAAAGTTAAAATAG
- a CDS encoding S41 family peptidase: MKLLLTSLFLFSNTITPVLTNSVNIVSTNNTLSLKEYKLNSLTKSVEIKNKKKINLHLHKDVGYVSIKEFLDSIEPIIKFNDIKHEFKNNKAIITLNSKIPNLKIEFDYKTQDIIVSNNNIFTEILKYKERGEEKLNLEFQNLKNENPNTQFKYHLKDYDIEMLKDQKDIYLPIVLLNQIFLNESNIQVYFNDDEVNIFRFADSLKDISGIVNLKMSKANMSNSIPKSLKEFQYKYFAFLFDHYYGIKLPNNKSYIDYFKKYEQKIINFSNDLHYLTTRQIVADLDDPHSAYILDGFYNKEKDINKVQITGNTKEHRYDNWINIQSLLAQHDPSKIEYQNRFLSDNKTSVISFKQFEIDTAKQIEKSLKEAQNKGIKNIIFNVTQNGGGFIGAAYELMGFLTDKPFNVYNYNPLSKEQKVETIKSKYNKYNFNYYILTSPYSFSAGNIFPQITKDNKVAKIIGYKTFGGASSIGYFILPTGDIIQLSTNNVFTNNKFRSLEFGVKPDVMLNGSVETNAKDLYDDNKLLELINKADKISFTNDDDSTIKPIDTIPLKPDKPNKNEIKPKLSLSKLIKNKNIKISKNDPITLLKELFENNPDINFDQEIRISLKQPNKAEIYLENNPNDKITVNFSIVKDISEQNQNVKNNKTKLIIIISSSLLVVIVSLLLTFLIIKKLKNKK; encoded by the coding sequence ATGAAATTACTTTTAACAAGTTTATTTTTATTTTCAAATACAATAACTCCAGTTCTAACTAATAGTGTAAATATAGTGTCCACAAACAACACACTTAGTTTAAAAGAATACAAACTTAATTCATTAACTAAAAGTGTTGAGATTAAAAACAAAAAGAAAATAAACTTACATTTACACAAAGATGTTGGTTATGTTTCTATAAAAGAATTTCTAGATAGTATAGAACCAATTATTAAATTTAATGATATTAAACACGAATTTAAAAATAATAAAGCAATAATAACTTTGAATTCTAAAATTCCTAATTTAAAAATAGAGTTTGACTATAAAACTCAAGACATTATAGTTTCTAATAATAATATCTTTACTGAAATATTGAAATATAAAGAACGTGGAGAAGAAAAATTAAATTTAGAATTTCAAAATTTAAAAAACGAAAATCCAAATACACAATTTAAATATCATTTAAAAGATTATGATATTGAAATGCTAAAAGATCAAAAAGATATTTATTTACCTATAGTTTTACTAAACCAAATCTTTTTAAATGAATCAAACATTCAAGTTTATTTTAACGATGATGAGGTAAATATTTTTAGATTTGCTGATTCTTTAAAAGATATTTCAGGTATAGTAAATCTAAAAATGTCTAAGGCTAATATGTCAAATTCTATACCAAAAAGTTTAAAAGAATTTCAATATAAATATTTTGCATTTTTATTTGATCATTATTATGGAATTAAACTACCTAATAATAAATCTTATATAGATTATTTTAAAAAATATGAACAAAAAATAATAAATTTTTCTAACGATTTACACTACTTGACAACAAGACAAATAGTAGCAGATCTTGATGATCCACATTCAGCTTATATTTTAGATGGTTTTTATAATAAAGAAAAAGACATCAATAAGGTTCAAATAACAGGAAACACTAAAGAGCATCGTTATGATAATTGAATTAATATTCAAAGCTTATTAGCTCAACACGATCCAAGTAAAATCGAATATCAAAATAGATTTCTTTCTGATAATAAAACTTCTGTAATTTCTTTTAAACAATTTGAAATAGATACAGCTAAACAAATTGAAAAAAGTTTAAAAGAAGCTCAAAATAAAGGTATTAAAAACATCATTTTTAATGTAACTCAAAATGGTGGAGGATTTATTGGAGCTGCTTATGAACTTATGGGATTTTTAACTGATAAACCATTTAATGTTTATAATTATAATCCACTTTCAAAAGAACAAAAAGTTGAAACTATTAAATCAAAATATAATAAATATAATTTTAATTATTACATTTTAACTTCTCCTTATTCATTTTCAGCAGGAAATATTTTTCCTCAAATAACAAAAGATAATAAAGTAGCTAAAATAATAGGATATAAGACATTTGGTGGAGCTAGTTCAATTGGTTATTTTATTTTACCAACTGGAGATATTATTCAACTAAGCACAAATAATGTTTTTACAAATAACAAGTTTAGAAGTTTAGAGTTTGGTGTAAAACCTGATGTTATGTTAAATGGTAGTGTTGAAACTAATGCTAAAGATTTATATGATGATAATAAGCTTTTAGAACTAATAAATAAAGCTGATAAGATATCATTTACAAATGATGATGATTCAACAATTAAACCAATTGACACTATTCCATTAAAACCAGATAAACCAAATAAAAATGAAATAAAACCAAAACTAAGTTTATCTAAACTAATTAAAAACAAAAATATAAAAATTTCAAAAAATGATCCAATAACTTTATTAAAAGAACTTTTTGAAAATAATCCTGATATTAATTTTGATCAAGAAATAAGAATTAGTTTAAAACAACCTAATAAAGCTGAAATTTATTTAGAAAATAACCCAAATGATAAAATAACAGTAAATTTTTCTATTGTTAAAGATATATCTGAACAAAATCAAAACGTTAAAAATAATAAAACTAAATTAATTATCATAATTTCATCATCATTATTAGTAGTAATAGTTAGTTTATTATTAACATTTTTAATCATTAAAAAACTAAAAAATAAAAAATAG
- a CDS encoding S41 family peptidase — MKKTVIFLTPILSLLLISCKANILNTINQNNSNNKLNNKTFNNKNNDQTNLNNTNLIKKDKTNLDLINQEKIITKQANNFKVLNTPYKVSDLTNSIILTNNTINLTNYQDIDYVNLDQFLDLFKDILEINQKTDEIVYNNNSYLLTKELKKEINNNLITIRLVNKYQSKDKSKTNDFIINEFIEFDFLNKKITISSVNFYSLINSYQNETNLEYHYFKTLESKPLVIDLNKYNISMFYTNNNLYLPLIVLNQIFLNEAEKQIYFNNKNVFIFDVFDLYEHNNNETKKKLSSNKQDIKLSNNLKEFQYNYLWFLLDNFYPLKLENNKSYKDYLTKYKTSLLKDNLEHFKTTNLIIRDLNDIHTKVLLQSPLYDLKTNDSSLLISEKNRNDRIAKFRKYEKELVRLSSNLNEKDIRYTKDNKTAIIKIDIITRDTIEGVKNQLKQIKSKNEIKNVVFDLTLNKGGSVIATFIILGFLTNQSFKYHKLYPNTNNKEILNIKSNIGKFDFNYYILNSPINYSAGNTFASIIKTNKLAKIIGYKSGGGASEVRLAILPTGTIIRKSSLYTLTDNNWNSYELGVDPDIEFKKDKNYNFNSLFDLEYIQNIINNDQKVK, encoded by the coding sequence ATGAAAAAAACTGTTATTTTCTTAACACCAATTCTATCATTATTATTAATAAGTTGTAAAGCAAACATACTAAATACTATCAATCAAAATAATTCCAACAATAAACTGAACAATAAGACTTTTAATAATAAAAATAATGATCAAACTAATTTAAATAATACTAATTTAATAAAAAAAGATAAAACTAATTTAGATCTTATAAACCAAGAAAAAATAATAACCAAGCAAGCTAATAATTTTAAAGTTTTAAATACACCTTATAAAGTAAGTGATTTAACAAATTCTATAATTCTTACAAATAATACAATCAATCTAACAAACTATCAAGATATAGATTATGTCAACTTAGACCAATTTTTAGATTTATTTAAAGATATTTTAGAAATTAATCAAAAGACTGATGAAATAGTTTATAACAATAATTCATACCTATTAACTAAAGAACTTAAAAAAGAAATTAATAACAACTTAATTACTATTAGATTAGTTAATAAATATCAATCAAAAGATAAAAGTAAAACAAATGATTTTATAATAAATGAATTTATTGAATTTGATTTTTTAAATAAAAAGATAACCATATCTAGTGTTAATTTTTATAGTTTAATAAACTCATATCAAAACGAAACTAACTTAGAATATCATTACTTTAAAACACTAGAATCAAAACCTTTAGTTATAGATTTAAATAAATACAATATTTCTATGTTTTATACTAATAACAACTTATATTTACCACTAATTGTTTTGAATCAAATATTTTTAAATGAAGCAGAAAAGCAAATTTATTTTAATAATAAAAATGTTTTTATATTTGATGTTTTTGATCTTTATGAACACAACAATAATGAAACTAAGAAAAAACTTAGTTCTAATAAACAAGATATTAAATTATCAAATAATTTAAAAGAATTTCAATACAATTACTTATGATTTTTATTAGATAATTTTTATCCTTTAAAACTAGAAAATAATAAATCTTATAAAGATTATTTAACAAAATATAAAACTAGTTTATTAAAAGATAACCTAGAACATTTTAAAACAACTAATTTAATAATAAGAGATTTAAATGATATTCATACAAAAGTATTATTGCAATCTCCACTTTATGATTTGAAAACTAATGATAGTAGCTTATTAATAAGTGAAAAGAATAGAAATGATAGAATTGCTAAATTTAGAAAATATGAAAAAGAATTAGTTAGATTATCTAGTAATTTAAATGAAAAAGACATTAGATATACTAAAGATAATAAAACAGCTATTATTAAAATAGATATTATTACAAGAGATACTATAGAAGGTGTTAAAAATCAACTTAAACAAATTAAAAGCAAAAATGAAATTAAAAATGTTGTTTTTGACTTAACTTTAAATAAAGGTGGAAGTGTAATTGCAACTTTTATAATTCTTGGTTTTTTAACAAATCAAAGTTTTAAATATCACAAATTATATCCAAATACAAATAATAAAGAAATTTTAAATATTAAATCAAATATAGGTAAATTTGATTTTAATTACTATATACTAAATTCACCTATTAATTATTCAGCAGGCAACACATTTGCATCAATTATTAAAACAAATAAACTAGCAAAAATTATTGGTTATAAAAGTGGGGGTGGAGCTAGTGAAGTTAGATTAGCTATTCTGCCAACAGGTACAATAATAAGAAAAAGTTCTTTGTATACTTTAACTGATAATAATTGAAATTCTTATGAACTAGGTGTTGATCCTGATATAGAATTTAAAAAAGATAAAAATTATAACTTTAATAGTTTATTTGATTTAGAATATATTCAAAACATTATAAATAATGATCAAAAAGTAAAATAA
- the rpsO gene encoding 30S ribosomal protein S15, producing MISKEQKLALIKEFGGSEKNTGLAEVQIAILTAEISNMTEHLKMHKKDIPTRRSLLKKVAQRRHFLDYLVKKDVNRYKEIIEKLGIRK from the coding sequence ATGATTTCTAAAGAACAAAAACTAGCATTAATTAAAGAGTTTGGTGGTTCTGAAAAAAACACAGGTTTAGCAGAAGTTCAAATTGCTATTTTAACTGCTGAAATTTCTAACATGACTGAACATTTAAAAATGCATAAAAAAGACATTCCTACAAGAAGAAGTTTATTAAAAAAAGTTGCTCAAAGAAGACACTTTTTAGATTATCTAGTTAAAAAAGATGTTAACAGATATAAAGAAATTATTGAAAAATTAGGAATTAGAAAATAA
- a CDS encoding DxFTY motif-containing membrane protein, which translates to MKAENKEQLLDNIKFNNSRTPFLINLLFQLFTTISLFLVILFFIGPDLKKYSWNYFTKLDKLAYLYLFLISLVYLLIIFLINLLFVLFKFIKPDSFTYSFGLAFVGILIIFTGDLFYSWNINLVVKTILRFILIIISMVLGVLIGTFISVIYKNKEYQKEEQNQIILKAYLDNQIIPTKKQLKKIKQLEYKIYKQKEYEELLKFKEELYKKKTDNN; encoded by the coding sequence ATGAAAGCAGAAAATAAAGAACAACTATTAGATAATATTAAATTTAATAATAGTAGAACCCCTTTTTTAATTAATCTTTTGTTTCAGTTATTTACAACAATTAGCTTATTTTTAGTAATACTATTTTTTATTGGTCCTGATTTAAAAAAATATTCTTGAAATTATTTTACTAAATTAGATAAATTAGCTTATTTATATTTGTTTTTAATTAGTTTAGTTTATTTATTAATAATATTTTTAATTAATCTTTTATTTGTTTTATTTAAATTTATAAAGCCAGATAGTTTTACTTATTCTTTTGGTTTAGCTTTTGTTGGTATTTTAATAATTTTTACTGGAGATTTATTTTATAGTTGAAATATTAATTTAGTAGTTAAAACAATACTAAGATTTATTTTAATAATTATTAGTATGGTATTAGGTGTTTTAATAGGAACTTTTATAAGTGTAATTTATAAAAATAAAGAATATCAAAAAGAAGAACAAAACCAAATAATTTTAAAAGCTTATTTAGATAATCAAATTATTCCTACAAAAAAACAACTAAAAAAAATAAAACAATTAGAATATAAAATTTATAAACAAAAAGAATATGAAGAACTTTTAAAGTTTAAAGAAGAACTATATAAAAAAAAGACAGATAATAATTAA